The window tagtaaagttattaaTGCTATCTTTCATATTCCATAATTTCGAACTATTGACCAAAGGAAAGCAACCAGTCAACAACACATAAACCCAATATTAAGGAATTAATAGTCACCTTCGTGATGCACACAGtttaaaatgcaaataatattttgtggTGAAACACATTTAAACTTGATTCAGTAGCTCCAAAATCCATAGTTCTACTTTAGGGCTAGCCCATGTTGCCTTCATTTTAAAGAattctgtatgtaaataacaatatagaattttttctaataaagttgataaaatgtACTCGTAAGATGGTTggcatggatattaaaactttaaaataaagtactgaacaaagttttgactttcttaagtcattttcaagtattaaagttttaatacccatactaaatatattataaatacatttttacttcaagtgggtttctcatcaccatgaaagataacatttaattttaaattttaatattctataactCTTTTGGctgtaaaatgtaacattaaaagtttaaatcAAACACTCATCCTCacctttttattacatttttcacaatGATAAGCATTAGCTCCTTCTAAAAGATCTCCTTTTACATACTGTTCGAGAGAATCTTGCAAATTGCTGTGGTTTCGGATGTCAATATTTAATGTAGTAAAAGACTCTTCTCTTGAATATCTAAgagcaaaattattttttttacttttactggAATGTTCTACATTGTGTATATAAAACTTCATTAATTTAACGTTTTTCAAAAAAGAGAACTAAATTACAAAGAAGCATTGCAGCACTTAATTACCATTATTTCTATtacttaaaacatgttttattcacTTAACTTTACATTAGAGGTATCTATTATGATGTTTAAGTTTCTATGGGCTAGTAGAGGTagagaaaatttaaagaaacaagtacTTAAAACACTGATGAACTACCattgtgaattttgttttttgtaaactaTGTAATCTACCAAAATACAAACGTTTTGCATTTCTCTACAATAATAAGTAGGTTGAACCTTATGTTTTCTTGATATTAGTTTGAAAACGATACAACTTATCTGTGAGCAGATAGATGAGGAAACTGTAATTAAACAATATCTGAAtttgaactttttaaataaaataagcaatTTCTGATAATTGTCACATTTCTATCTGATTTTTTTCAGCCTGTTTTCTTGACTGTAATTTTGCTATATAGTAGACAGGGACATGAGATGTTGATTCATTTACATACATCACTAATTAAATGACAAGGCTTTAAACttctttaaataagtattttagcattcttaaaaaaaaaactatcaaattaggcttagaaaaacaaattaaaggacAATTCATATAATCAATTTTAATACTACAATTagtaaaatactaaaaactaaaaatatttaaccatAATCAGCAGAGTACTATGAGAACTTTTtgggaataaaaaaaattacctaaATTTTCTACATGgcataatgtatataaatgttggCTAGAAAACCTCAGGATTCTGGTACTTTGGAATGATTGGTTTGgattgaattttgcacaaagctactcaagggctatttgcacaagccatccctaatttagcagtgtaaaatgagagggaaggcagctagtcatcaccatccactgccaactcttgggctattctttaaacagagaatagtgagactgaccatcacattataacaaaccaatggctgaaagggtgagcatgtttggtgtgatggggatttgaacctgcgaccctcggattataagtcgaagtaccataaccacctggccatgccatacAACTTTGGAATGAAAGTAGCAAGTTCATCATCAGAAACGGTATGAGCATTTTATGCAATTAACCCTTTATGTATTGTGGATACAGCACTATAAACTGGTCTAGCTCTAAAGGGCATTTTTATTACCAAACTTTTCAGCTCTTAATAGTTCCTATCATCAggaatattaatttcttttgcaCTATTTTTAGTAAAGTACCATTATTACAGCATatagatatatgtaaatattcttTACCATTTTAATATTTGTCACAAGTTATAACTGAACACATTAAATTGGTTAAGACCATCTACCTATGTGGACAATCTTTACAAATCTTTTGGTCAGCAAATGTACCACCTAGAATCTTTGATAAAATACTGGGCTGGCCCAAAGATTTCAGAGCTTCATCTAGACTATCCACAAGGCTATTGAAAAATTCCAAGGCATCATGCTGTTCTCTAAGATTGACAGGTTCACCCACAACCTAATAacacaagaaaacaaatattacaatcttacaaatgtgaatttttcttttattatacttgtttacTATTTAATTTCATTCCCTTAATGCTAACTTTGTTTTTAGTAGATCACAACTGCATAGaacaaaaaaatactaaaaatacttttacaaaatgCAGATGTcaggttttaatttttctatcaatACTTAACctttatttcagtttcaaataaatatcattaactttaattaaattacgAGTTAGCTAAACTGAGACTCGAGTATTATTATGCTGGACACAAGCCAAAAAtcataattaagaaaaacaaaaaacatcctAAATCTGCACAAAttagcaatttcatttaaattcaaGCATTTAAAATCAAAAACATCTCTACATAAGAAATATATCAGAGCTctaaacaaaaactcaaaaaGAAATATACATCAGACAACTTAAGCTTCACAAGTATAATTCAGAACATTAACATCTTGAAAGATTTTAACAGAATTCATTCTGATGACTCAGAAATGACAGCATATTAATAGcaaatttttaattactgtttacaGTTCTCATATCAGACATCAATCacattcaaaataaatgtaataaaatgtgacTAGCAGAGCACAAAGCTTTGCACTTGATTGCAAACAAACTTTTTTCTGGgttattgaaacctggtttctggccTTATATGCAAGTAACTCAAACAAATACTTCACGCAgctatttttacataaaagtaacATGAGTAATTTAGTTACACTGTACATAAAAAGTTCATTTGCTACTGCAACAtttaaagcttttaaaataagaaatgttacttttgacaaaataataaaaattatagcaACTCTCATATACAGCTCACTGTttcagaaaggtaaaataatttcatcttcattgtatcaatttatattttattcataccTCAGCACAGACTAGgactatttcattaatttaaaatataaacaaaaataaatgttaaattaattttttttaaattcaagttaATCACCCTCAGAGCTTTGTTAACttatttaagtaattatatttttgtatcattcattattatttttttaacactgtattatttatgtaGTCTCTAAATAAATGATGtggttaaaattgaaaatatgctACTGTATCACTGTAGCTCAGCAACAAAGATATCAATTTTATTCAGGctcaaaataacattataatccGTTTGATCCAAAAATTGATAACAAATGCAATGGCAGTTTAACTGAAGTGAATAAAAGAAATTACGTTAGCCAATCACTTAAGTACGTAGGTAACTCTACCTACTACTTGCCTAGAGGTTTGAAAACATTCACTATACAATAAATCTGtagtgtaacattttaaaattgcttGTAGAATGAGAGAATTATATATCAATTTTTCTCTACATTAAGATACCTTTATTTAGAGCTTTCAGCCCCACTACCAGAGCCTTCATGGGACAACAATGAAGGCTCCAGAAACAGGGCTGAAAGATCGCAAACAATTTTTAATCGCAAATATTTTAAGATAGAAGAAACTTCCATGTGCAATTCTAAATCTAACTTAACCTAGTTACGAGTCTTAAACAATCATTCTAAAATAGATGCTTAAGGTAATAAATACATGAAGATAAAGTTAATGTCTGACCAACATGCACAACAGCAGAGTTAATACATAGAATAACAGATACACAGTTCTGTTAGTACCCATCCCAACAAACATTAAActgagtataataataaaaaatactgaatgtaTTAGACAAATCAGTTCTAAAcctaaacatttaattaatggtgcaagttgtatttaaatgttttattaacagatgCTCAGTCTGTTCTCAACAAATAAGTGTAAGCAGTAcaatcattattacaaattagataGAAAAGGACTTGTACATTCAATGTTGATAAATACAAAAGCCTTTATAAAGTTAATTTCCTGTTCTAGTGAACTGAGAGAGATTGTAAACTACAAGATTTAAAATAGTGGACCAAAGAGTTCAaatatctgagaaaaaaaaacaacaaaaacatttcaatgaAGACATTTTAGTATTCAAGAactcttgtttatttattcttttttttttaaaagcaattTTGATGTATGGAAATTTAATCAACACATTTATGATCTTTTCAGGTTTTTGAAGCTTGGCATGAACCACGCTTGAGCTATATTCCATAAAACTAGTGACCTACCAAAGATACAACATCAACATCATCTATTCAGTAATTAACTGTTGATGTATTATGTTTCAAAAACTAGTGAATCGATAAAACAATCTGAAAGTATAAAAAGATAACTTAAGTTTTATTAACCACATTaaacaagactgttcttgtactagttctgaaaataaaaaaaatctgtgcaaaatatttttagtataattaCATTCATACCAAGCATAAGGTGGCTCCAAAACTTATGTAAAAATGATCACTTAGTTAACTTAGATggtcaataatataaaacaaattggtCATGAAATAGACAAAATATACTGTGAATCAGAGTAATGAGTTTTTTCATTGATTGCTGGAGGATAAATAGAAATGTAGTGAATTGCTCCTGTAATAGGCTAAAAATGTGCTCTaaatttgtgtaaaaatatttattacaaggtaaataataaaataccatgttactttgaatttaaGACATACTTTTTTCACATATTTCTGAACTGAAAACTAAGGGGCATCTTAAAATCAAGGTATTTTTCACTCTTCAAAAGTCTTGAAAACACCGTTTTCCTCAAACAAAGATTCTTGAAAAAATCTTGCATTAACAAATAGCTCAGACTGTATTTTGAAATGAACTTAGTTTAGAAAGActaaaaaacatgtacaaaactaCAAATTTGCCAATGTCATCACCTCCAGCAGTGTAGTTGGATATCACTGTCCTTAGTCTTTTGTCTGACTTTCTCATTGTTCAGAtgctattttattgtgttttttatttatattgttgtttttcccaTGGAAAAGTGTTTTATCTATGATGCTGAATTTCAAAGAGAAGTTAATTTGTGCATCAAACAGATTGAGAATTGTGCAGCCAGTAAAAAGTATACAATGAGTAAGGCAAATGTACATCATTGGCGTAGTATAAAAACCAAGTTGTTTTCTTGCAAGAAAAGTACAGTCATTTTATGGCTCAAGAAAAGGAAGACATCCTGAAATTGATGCtgctgttttaatgtatttcagaGAGTTATGAAATAAAGGACTGTCTGTAACTAGAGAAGTCTTGatgttaaaatgaaaagaatgtaCAGGAAATGTTGGTATTTCTTTCATGGCTAGACGTGACTGGTGcgagaaaattatgaaaatgtttatcATTATGGTGTTGGTCAACAATTAGTTAAAAATTGACATCAGATTTTCAAGATGCGAAAGATAGAATGTAAGATCACATTCTTCGAAGCAATAATGAATCAAGAGATGAAGATACTTcaacttcagaatataacagtgaATCAGAAGAACCATCAGTcacattctgattaaataaagaaagcaggaagaaacattactgtaataaaaatttaaaatttcctctatattttatatatttcatttcaaatatattattagcATTTGTGGTTCATTAATACTCTTTTCAAACATATTTACTACTTTCTAATTAccattcagatttttttttttctcctgaaaATCCATTTTTAAAAGTAGGGTTGCATCTTAATTTCAAAGTAATATGGTATATTAAGACAAATATTTTTGAGAATGATACAATATACATctgttaaactgaaaaaaaaaaacgttggttATTACCAGTGAAAGGTgaataataagatatatttaatgCTTACTTAAAATGCTTCCAGAAGCCTCGAGGTATATAATACTGCAATTTGCTACAGGCCAGGTGACCAAAAATAGCTTGAACTTGCTTTAACACTCCTAAATTGTATTCTTTTCTTGAACTTTCTCGATCTGAATGCTTCTCATCATATTGTTCATTTTCACCGGTCTCGATATTACTTTGTGACTTAAATGACAAATTCATTTTCATTACTTGAAACTGTAATTtcttttaacagttatttttgtaaaggacaattttttaagaattaatttgaaataatatttggtTGATACTATGATATATTACTATACATTGCTGATATAAAACCCTTGATAGCTATTTGACTTAACAGATAAAATCAActttaagaaactaagaaaggAGAAATTTCACCTTATACAATATCTGTTTTACTAACATACACAAAAAACACaggaacaataaattaaaaaataaaataaaacaagtttaattgtatcattattattatcattataagtgatgtgttttaaacttaaaaacaatatttcattatttttgaagTCATAACGTAAATAGAAGAGCATGTTTTATTGAACCATCACCTGTCTAATCACCAACagaaattgaataaataaaataaacttaagatTTAAACAAGTGTCGTGTTAAGAtgcatttaaacattttattgtctCAGGATGACAAATCATATAAATCACCACATACAgtctcagaaaaaataaaaaccccttttttacttcattttctaATCTTTCCTCTCCAGAAAAATCTTCATTGAGGTCAGTAGCAGCTCCTTCAACAGCTAAAATTTCACTTCGTACTTCTTCCATCATATACAACTGAAAAGATGGATACAAGTATTCAGTATATATATTCTACTTCCTAAATCATCAGATGATTTTATGTACACATTTATTGTAGCTTTTAGAAGATTTTAAATATGTCCTTTATTAGCTATGTGATATTTTGAGAACAACTTCTAAAATTCTTTCAAAATGATTACTTAgaaatttatctgtttttttttgtcattattagtaaataataagatataaaacctgaaaaaaagaCACCAACACCAATTATTACTTAAAACACAATCAGTACTTGGATTAGGTCATGATTCATTAAAAACTTAGGAACACAatttaacctatataaaagccaCATCACAATAATTGATTTCTCAAAAtagaagtcatgaaaaataaaatacatttatcaggATAGAGTAATCtgattactgtctgcccattacCATTATAATGAGCTTTGAAATAATAGTCTAAGGTATAGACATAGTATTggatcacctagcctagagccatgtacataatatttaaaatgaataacaaaaatattgatttaattttaaacatcaaccatttctgaattaagctattttctatcACCAATGTTTCTCATGAAAAACACGTTTTAATCAACAgaaactctaaattaagaaactaagaaatatttttccagttttgttgtctatacatttcattttatactttaagtACACAGAATGGCAACAAcgttaggttatacttttgttgttaagcaaaataACATAAAAGCTATTGTTGGACCATTAtgttaccaaaatgcactggcttttctatataacAGACATTAATACAACTGAATTTTTAGCAATAATCATTTTACGAATGAGACAAACTTATTTcatgaacaattttaatttctattagcTTCCACAAGAATCTACTGATATTTGACACTTTCCATTGTGTTTCTCTGACTCTCTGTTAGTCAAGCATGATTGTAAAAATCTATTTACTTATTTGAGTTAACTATAAAGTgaaggttagggtatactatgggtAGGGGTGGTAGTACTTACCCCACCATTTTTGACAGGTTATACTCTAGTAACTAAATAGTAAAGAATATTTGCATTTTAACAAAGAGGAGATAAACTAGAAAGACATCCACACAGAGGAACTGTTATAACTATGTATCTAAATAAGAGCACCTAGTAACTTCAGTAGATATcaaatcttgttttatttttgtgtgataacctaactttttttaaatttattttcactaaggttaataataaactttctgataaataaaaaaaagcttaaaaCTCGACattgaaaaaaagtattttaatgtttttccacAAAAATGTCTTCACAAACTTGAAAATTTCACAACATAACAAATAATGAAAGAACTAAATTGAATTATAAGGTTTCTTTCACAGTGACACTAGATACTGTTTGGTATGTTTCAGTTAGTTTCATGCTATGTGGTTTAGTATTTTCACTTTAATAAGGAAAACAGAGGATATAAATCATACAAATCCTCCCCAAAAGTCTGGAAAGTAATATAAGTTTACCTGTTGTAATACAGAGTTCATGTAACAAGTAGCACCAGCATTCTTTAACCCAACAAATCCCCTTGGAGGACGAGGACCTACTGGTGGGAGGTACTCCCATTCTGTTAATGGCTGTTCATTTTctagaaattcaacaaaaatatgatattaataacaataattattttatttcacagtatGATACATAAACATAATGATACATTTTTGTACATGTACTATTCATTAgacagataacagaaaaataatgaataattcatccattaaaaacgtttttaatggCACCCCTTAACATTATGAACCAGTTTTACTTTCATGTACTGATAACAATGTAGAAGATGAGTCTAGTCTTGCTGACAAAAAATGACtaattattttgcaaaatgtaCAATAACATCCATGAAAATTGATTAAAaagatttctaaattttattcttacacaaaaaagtattttaaaatcaacTATCCACTAATCCAACTAAAGAACTAGCTATGTGCTAATCAGACACTGTTTTCTCTGCATGCTATTAAAATATAGCACTAAAAGGTACAGTTTAAGATACAGACAAACACAGCTTATGTTTTAATACTGAAGCTGAAAATGTTCATTCATATGGCTAATCTGTTTCAATTTGAGCATGTTAATCCCCTGGAGAAATTTCACTTTTCCAAAGTGCACAGGTTAACATAATAATGTTCAGGGACAAAAAGAGACTTTTTGGTCATTCTCTGTTGTCCAGTCCTCTAAGCCAAactgaaactataaaacaaataaataaataaataatttatagccAGTCTTTATCATTCACATATTTATAAAGCTTTcatttaaactcactcaaatttactgcctctacaacaccTGAAGGCAACATATTACACGACAACTGTCTTATTTGAAAAACAAGATTATCTTAGCTTAATATGGCTTCTACCTtccctaaatctatatttgtgttccttagttctataattcttaaataggttggttggttggttgatttagtgttttatggcacaaaggaaatgaaagtaaaactaaacataaatagcataaaaccaatgttgaaatctagtctacaatgttaaagtaaaactacagtaagagaagttgtaaaggactttctgtagcataatggtaattatcataacccgccaggaagactaacaggtaagtacaagaaccaccatcagtcatctgaagttggcctttccagacctggttctgagttatgtgtcattatagccattttcaaaaagtaatgtaataaaagttttaaaaggcaTGTGTGTAGCAAAACTTGAATAATAACTCggcaggatgactaacgggtagttcaaacagcagcgttagtcacctgaagttggcctttccagtcctggtgttgagttatttaatgttatggacattttctaatttcaaatcgaacaagatggactttgattcttaaaagggaaccacttttaaaaaaggtttaatgtataaattaaaaaactaaaaactttatcaaggtgtacagtgtcaccatcaccaataacactgcctaatgttatggacaaaccttgggatagaacatgtttaaaatggtgccgtcgttgagagtagtaatgacagcaagaaagtaaaatgtggcttattggatctgagtgttatacagactacacactggtgcatcagttccagataaaagaaaacaatgagttaaaaaactgtgaccaatgcgtagtctagttagaacaactttccccttccgatccttatggaagcaagatgaccaaagtccaacatagggttttatttggaatagcttgtttttgcattgctcactccaagtcaactgccagctggcacgaagccgagccttgaatacaagaacatagtccatgtatggaataggcacagcggtgatagtgccagagcagatagatttagctgctgtgtctgtgagcttgttcccgtgaataccaacgtggcccggtatccagagaaactggataaaagtagatgttaaagagaaatgggccggtcagttttgaatattggcaagaaatTGGTGTGAAACAACGTGAAGttattccagggccagtagagaactaagcgggTCAGTATAAagagtgcagttggagtactgcttagcctCTATGTGagccagggcaagagaaatgttgtacagttcagcagtgaacacagaagctgtagaggggattctgcgcacaaccaccaaactgcaacaaaccatggcaaagcccacagagTCACATGATTTAGAACCATCCGTACAATTAGGAATGGAaaaattgttcaaaagatgttcagtaaataaaagacagtacttccaatcgggagtatcttctttactcagataacttaaagaaaggtcacatttggggactgtaattaaccatggtgggatgggctgactagtggatacagcaatgttatccaaggacagactcgATTtgtccaactgtgcctggatacgtaagccaaaaggagcaatggcagattgtctgtccTGAAAAAGTTTGGCCCAccaaagaaggaaaacacaacctcaggtgggatgctttgataaggaacaaagttttgaagcatgtagtaaagacagttgcaaacggcaaaggtgcaaagaaggtttatgagactatgtataagctctgaactggggaggtgcggaaagccccagtgcagagccaaagttcttgatgatgaatggggtccagcatctttaaggccaagggtctggcagagccatagaccagtgatccatagtcaagttttgatcaaataagagcacaatatatcttcagcatagaacatcgatctgctccccaagtggtggtagagaggataggaaggatattcagtgctcttgtatattttacccatagctgcttgatgtgtggcataaaggtcagcttatggtcaaagataagccccaagaacttagtctcagagaccacaggcagcacaatttcaccgatacagagttcaggatcagggtgaatagcCCGCTGGCAgcaaagtgcatgcaaacagttttagagagagagaagttaaagatatattaagcagcaactacagactgccctcaatcatatactgaagtggaccacagcaaatggctttaacttctctctctctctgaaactgtttgctgtggtccacctcagtaaatgattgagagcagtctgtagttgctgcttaatatatctcatgttcgacaactggcatgagatgtgaaagtcgcgacaaagagcccatttgcaacagtgagagagagttgttcagtgttgacattaatctttatattgaaacatgtgacactcaaaacacagccctgagggacttcaagttcctgtagaaaagaatgggaaagtgtcaaacccacaagaacttggaatctcctgtccatcaaaaaatgtttaataaaaatgggcaaatggccacataacccatatatatggaggtcttgcaaaattccatacctccatgttgtgtcacaagccttctcaatgttaaagaatattgatacaaaatgtcgtttgagaaaggcttctctgattgacgtttcaagtcgaatcagatggTCCAAGGTGAagcgctgtcatcagaacccacattgAGTGAGCATTCTTAAGTAGGAAAAATGTTGATGTATTAACATTATCagttcctttacaatcttaaacacttcaatcagatccccaaACCTTTTCTtttgaagataaaacaatttcaaggctgttaatctctcctcatatgataaCCACTAATGATGATAATCTCCATCCCAGATATCATTttgtaaccctcctctgaaccatttTCAGCAATTTAATGTATTTCTTAACGTAAGGAGCCCAAGACAGAACACAATACTCCAAGTATGGCCTAATCAGCGACTTACACCATGAAATTAGAACATCTTTtagatttttatcaaatatttatgtagatacaacctaaaatcttatttgccctaccactagaaacagtacactgcttggatggcaTAAGAAACTAATCAACCATTAGACAAAGattcttttctttcatgatagttaaggttattaaaacccaaatattaattataattcaaattatgatgtACTTGAAAACATCCTTACTGTTAACATTTATGCTTTCAGACAAATTTATTCATACATCCTTttggatgtcctaatttcctgttttactaactttcttgatattaaatttaaatttcttaaatctgtaatgattttctttaattttatctctcatactctttgtgagccaatATAATCCA of the Tachypleus tridentatus isolate NWPU-2018 chromosome 13, ASM421037v1, whole genome shotgun sequence genome contains:
- the LOC143236377 gene encoding ubiquitin carboxyl-terminal hydrolase 9X-like, yielding MEEVRSEILAVEGAATDLNEDFSGEERLENEVVGEPVNLREQHDALEFFNSLVDSLDEALKSLGQPSILSKILGGTFADQKICKDCPHRYSREESFTTLNIDIRNHSNLQDSLEQYVKGDLLEGANAYHCEKCNKKVDTVKRLCIKRLPLVLTIQLKRFDYDWERECAIKFNDYFEFPRELDMEPYTVRGLEKMEGEIIEDMTEGENNFTKYTLNGIVVHSGQASGGHYYSYILHRHSDGTRRWYKFDDGEVSEWKMEDDEVRTFSY